A region from the Mycobacterium heidelbergense genome encodes:
- the guaB gene encoding IMP dehydrogenase, with product MTRGMSHLEDSSALVASPYVREAHIGRLADDPVPTGGDDPHKVAMLGLTFDDVLLLPAASDVVPATADTSSQLTRKIRLKVPLVSSAMDTVTESRMAIAMARAGGMGVLHRNLPVAEQAAQVEMVKRSEAGMVTDPVTCRPDNTLAQVDALCAKFRISGLPVVDDSGALVGIITNRDMRFEVDQTKPVAEVMTKAPLITAQEGVSADAALGLLRRNKIEKLPIVDGHGRLTGLITVKDFVKTEQHPLATKDSDGRLLVGAAVGVGGDAWVRAMMLVDAGVDVLIVDTAHAHNRLVLDMVGKLKAEVGDRVEVIGGNVATRAAAAALIDAGADAVKVGVGPGSICTTRVVAGVGAPQITAILEAVAACRPHGVPVIADGGLQYSGDIAKALAAGASTAMLGSLLAGTAEAPGELIFVNGKQFKSYRGMGSLGAMQGRGGGKSYSKDRYFADDALSEDKLVPEGIEGRVPFRGPLSSVIHQLTGGLRAAMGYTGSPTIEVLQHAQFVRITAAGLKESHPHDVAMTVEAPNYYAR from the coding sequence ATGACCCGTGGCATGTCCCACCTCGAAGACAGCTCCGCCCTGGTCGCCAGTCCGTACGTGCGCGAGGCGCATATTGGGCGCTTGGCCGACGACCCGGTGCCGACCGGGGGCGACGACCCGCACAAGGTGGCGATGCTGGGGCTGACGTTCGACGACGTGCTGCTGCTGCCCGCGGCGTCCGACGTGGTGCCCGCCACGGCGGACACCTCCAGCCAGCTCACCCGCAAGATCCGGCTCAAGGTGCCGCTGGTCAGCTCGGCGATGGACACCGTCACCGAGTCGCGGATGGCCATCGCGATGGCCCGCGCGGGCGGCATGGGCGTGCTGCACCGCAACCTTCCCGTCGCCGAACAGGCCGCCCAGGTGGAGATGGTGAAGCGCTCGGAGGCCGGCATGGTCACCGACCCGGTCACCTGCCGCCCGGACAACACCCTGGCCCAGGTCGACGCGCTGTGCGCGAAGTTCCGGATCTCCGGGCTGCCGGTGGTCGACGACTCCGGCGCGCTGGTCGGCATCATCACCAACCGCGACATGCGCTTCGAGGTCGACCAGACCAAGCCCGTGGCCGAGGTGATGACCAAGGCCCCGCTGATCACCGCCCAGGAGGGCGTGAGCGCCGACGCGGCGCTGGGGCTGTTGCGGCGCAACAAGATTGAGAAGCTGCCCATCGTCGACGGCCACGGCCGGCTGACCGGGCTGATCACCGTCAAGGACTTCGTCAAGACCGAACAACACCCGCTGGCCACCAAGGACAGCGACGGCCGGCTGCTGGTCGGCGCCGCCGTGGGCGTCGGCGGCGACGCCTGGGTGCGCGCGATGATGCTGGTGGACGCCGGGGTCGACGTGCTGATCGTCGACACCGCGCACGCCCACAACCGGCTGGTCCTCGACATGGTCGGCAAACTCAAGGCCGAGGTCGGCGACCGCGTCGAGGTGATCGGCGGCAACGTGGCGACCAGGGCGGCCGCCGCCGCCCTGATCGACGCCGGCGCCGACGCGGTGAAGGTCGGCGTGGGACCGGGATCGATCTGCACGACGCGCGTCGTGGCCGGCGTCGGCGCGCCCCAGATCACCGCGATCCTGGAAGCGGTAGCGGCCTGCCGTCCGCATGGCGTGCCGGTGATCGCCGACGGCGGGCTGCAGTACTCCGGCGACATCGCCAAGGCGCTGGCCGCGGGCGCGTCGACGGCCATGCTGGGCTCGCTGCTGGCCGGCACCGCCGAGGCGCCCGGCGAGCTGATCTTCGTCAACGGCAAGCAGTTCAAGAGCTACCGCGGCATGGGGTCGCTGGGCGCCATGCAGGGTAGGGGCGGGGGCAAGTCGTATTCGAAGGACCGCTACTTCGCCGACGATGCTTTGAGCGAGGACAAGCTGGTGCCCGAGGGCATCGAGGGCCGGGTGCCGTTCCGCGGACCGCTGTCGTCGGTGATCCACCAGCTGACCGGCGGGTTGCGGGCCGCGATGGGCTACACCGGCTCGCCCACCATCGAGGTGCTCCAACATGCGCAGTTCGTCCGGATCACGGCGGCCGGCCTCAAGGAGAGCCACCCGCACGACGTCGCCATGACCGTCGAAGCACCCAACTACTACGCGCGGTGA
- a CDS encoding DUF5319 domain-containing protein, producing the protein MRDHLPPGLPPDPFADDPCDPSAALDAVEPGQPLDQQERMAVEADLADLAVYETLLAHKGIRGLVVCCDECQQDHYHDWDMLRANLLQLLIDGTVRPHEPAYDPEPDSYVTWDYCRGYADASLNEATSDADGFHRR; encoded by the coding sequence GTGCGTGACCACCTCCCACCGGGTTTGCCGCCCGACCCGTTCGCCGATGACCCCTGCGATCCGTCGGCGGCGCTGGATGCCGTCGAGCCGGGCCAACCTTTGGATCAGCAGGAGCGGATGGCGGTCGAGGCTGACCTGGCCGACCTGGCCGTTTACGAGACCCTGTTGGCGCACAAGGGAATTCGCGGACTCGTGGTGTGCTGCGACGAGTGCCAGCAAGACCACTACCACGACTGGGACATGTTGCGGGCCAACCTGCTACAGCTACTCATCGACGGCACCGTCCGCCCGCACGAGCCCGCCTACGACCCCGAACCCGATTCCTACGTCACCTGGGATTACTGCCGGGGCTACGCCGACGCGTCGCTCAACGAAGCGACGTCGGACGCCGACGGATTTCACCGCCGCTAA
- a CDS encoding anti-sigma-D factor RsdA: MPDPGYALPDQPALDELARTDLLINALADRRPVDLDDFNDPNFEALAVLLEDWRDDLRWPPASALVSPEEAVEALRTGIAERRHARRGMATIGSVAATLLVLSGFGAMVVEARPGDALYGLHAMFFDQPRVNDGQITLSAKAELAKVQQMIDQGQWIEAQNQLAEVSSAVQSMNDGASRNALMDEVDLLNARIESRNPNATLPASATRPPSAPVDSTTPTSKPPTVASTTTPSASPSPSPSPSSGRHRHHGHTTTPPPQAPDDSP, translated from the coding sequence ATGCCTGATCCCGGTTATGCGCTGCCGGACCAACCGGCCCTGGACGAGTTGGCCCGCACCGATCTGCTCATCAACGCGCTCGCCGACCGCCGGCCGGTCGATCTGGACGACTTCAACGACCCCAATTTCGAAGCGCTGGCCGTCCTGCTGGAGGACTGGCGCGACGACCTGCGATGGCCGCCGGCCAGTGCGCTGGTGTCGCCGGAGGAGGCCGTCGAGGCGCTGCGCACCGGAATAGCCGAGCGCCGGCACGCGCGCCGCGGCATGGCGACGATCGGATCGGTCGCCGCGACGCTGTTGGTGCTGAGCGGGTTCGGCGCCATGGTGGTCGAGGCCCGTCCCGGGGATGCGCTGTACGGCCTGCACGCGATGTTCTTCGACCAGCCGCGGGTCAACGACGGTCAGATCACGTTGTCCGCCAAGGCCGAGCTGGCGAAGGTTCAGCAAATGATCGACCAGGGCCAATGGATCGAGGCCCAAAATCAGCTGGCCGAGGTCAGCAGCGCCGTGCAGTCGATGAACGACGGGGCCAGCCGGAACGCCCTGATGGACGAGGTGGACCTGCTGAATGCGAGGATCGAATCGCGCAACCCGAACGCGACGCTGCCGGCGTCCGCGACGAGGCCGCCGAGCGCTCCGGTCGACTCGACCACCCCGACCAGCAAACCGCCGACGGTGGCCAGCACGACGACACCGAGCGCGTCGCCCAGCCCGTCACCGAGCCCATCTTCCGGCCGGCATCGCCACCACGGGCACACGACCACGCCGCCCCCGCAGGCACCGGACGACTCACCCTAA
- a CDS encoding sigma-70 family RNA polymerase sigma factor, whose translation MTMQGERLDAVVAEAVAGDRNALREVLETIRPIVVRYCRARVGTVDRGGLSADDVAQEVCLATITALPRYRERGRPFLAFLYGIAAHKVADAHRAAGRDRAYPAETVPERWSPDAGPEQRALEADSVSRMNELLEILPAKQREILILRVVVGLSAEETAAAVGATPGAVRVAQHRALSRLKSEIVAAGDYA comes from the coding sequence ATGACAATGCAAGGGGAACGTCTCGACGCTGTGGTTGCGGAGGCCGTGGCGGGAGACCGGAACGCACTGCGGGAGGTGCTGGAGACCATCCGTCCGATTGTCGTGCGATATTGCCGAGCGCGAGTCGGCACGGTCGACCGGGGTGGCCTGTCAGCAGACGACGTGGCTCAGGAGGTGTGCTTGGCCACCATTACGGCACTGCCGCGTTACCGGGAGCGGGGGCGCCCCTTCCTGGCGTTCCTGTACGGCATCGCGGCCCACAAGGTCGCCGACGCCCATCGGGCGGCCGGCCGTGACCGCGCCTATCCCGCCGAGACGGTTCCGGAGCGCTGGTCGCCCGACGCGGGCCCGGAGCAGCGGGCGCTCGAAGCCGACTCGGTGAGCCGCATGAACGAATTGCTCGAGATCCTGCCCGCCAAGCAGCGCGAGATCCTGATCCTGCGTGTGGTCGTCGGCCTGTCCGCCGAGGAGACCGCCGCCGCCGTCGGCGCCACCCCCGGAGCGGTCCGCGTGGCCCAGCACCGGGCGCTGTCCCGGCTCAAGTCCGAAATCGTCGCGGCAGGTGACTATGCCTGA
- a CDS encoding WhiB family transcriptional regulator, whose product MPQPEQLPGPNADIWNWQLQGLCRGVDSSMFFHPDGERGRARMQREQRAKEMCRHCPVIAECRSHALEVGEPYGVWGGLSEAERELLLKGDVGRRRSA is encoded by the coding sequence ATGCCACAGCCGGAGCAGCTACCCGGGCCCAACGCCGACATCTGGAACTGGCAACTGCAAGGCCTGTGCCGCGGTGTTGACTCGTCGATGTTTTTCCACCCGGACGGCGAGCGTGGCCGCGCCCGCATGCAGCGCGAGCAACGCGCGAAGGAGATGTGCCGGCACTGCCCGGTGATCGCGGAGTGCCGTTCCCATGCGCTGGAAGTCGGTGAGCCGTACGGCGTCTGGGGCGGCCTGTCGGAAGCCGAGCGCGAGTTGCTGCTGAAGGGCGACGTCGGCCGCCGCCGGTCGGCCTGA
- a CDS encoding type II toxin-antitoxin system RelE/ParE family toxin has protein sequence MRKWEVDLTLIEAWMDALDDDEYDNLIAALEQLEEHGPVTRRPFVDTIEGSKHPNMKELRPRATKAGAYIRVLFAFDIRSRAIMLIAGDKAGNWSKWYAKHIPIADDLFTAHQKGLHREEAEATKAMNPKARKGKKR, from the coding sequence ATGCGGAAATGGGAGGTCGATCTGACCCTCATCGAAGCCTGGATGGACGCGCTCGACGACGACGAATACGACAACTTGATAGCAGCGCTGGAGCAGTTGGAGGAACACGGCCCAGTAACCCGGCGACCGTTCGTGGACACCATCGAGGGGTCAAAGCATCCGAACATGAAAGAGCTTCGTCCGCGCGCCACGAAGGCCGGAGCCTACATTCGTGTGCTGTTCGCCTTCGATATCAGATCGCGGGCAATCATGCTGATCGCTGGAGACAAGGCGGGGAATTGGTCCAAGTGGTATGCCAAGCACATCCCCATCGCCGACGACCTGTTCACTGCCCATCAGAAGGGTCTGCATAGGGAGGAAGCCGAAGCAACCAAAGCCATGAATCCGAAGGCAAGGAAGGGGAAGAAACGATGA
- a CDS encoding helix-turn-helix domain-containing protein, with the protein MTNLDDMRRRRPGNRTRIDAIKAEMDREVTQYRLRELREAAGFTQTTLAAAIGVGQNRVSQMEHGELGTSRVDTLRRYVEATGGELEVSVKRPDGSRVLLSL; encoded by the coding sequence ATGACCAATCTCGACGATATGCGCCGTCGTCGCCCGGGCAACCGGACCCGTATTGACGCGATCAAGGCCGAGATGGACCGCGAAGTCACCCAGTATCGTCTCCGTGAACTGCGCGAGGCCGCTGGCTTCACGCAGACGACCCTCGCTGCGGCTATTGGCGTTGGCCAGAACCGTGTCTCCCAGATGGAGCACGGCGAGCTGGGCACTAGTCGTGTGGACACTCTCCGTAGGTACGTTGAGGCGACGGGCGGTGAACTGGAGGTCTCCGTGAAGCGTCCGGACGGTTCACGGGTCCTCCTAAGTCTCTAG
- a CDS encoding cytochrome P450, translated as MAADRGAGWKALRDAGPVVFMNGAYYLTRREDVLAALCQPKLFSAQLALQPPGSPVPVLPSAFDPPEHTRYRKVLQPHFSPQALAKSRPVMQRHATDMIAALAGRNGCEAMADFARLYPYGVFMDLYGLPQEDRDSVIAWKDAAVDGKPEGNALLAYFADAIQRRRQSPGSDMLSQVMADPGDLSDLELLGMSHLLILSGLDTVAAAIGFSLYELARRPRLRQELREKPEQTRVFIEEIVRLEPSAPLAARVTTDFVNVGGMTLPPGTPVRLCTAAINRDGTDAISTDNLVMDGKMHRHWGFGGGVHRCLGSHLARIELTIIVDEWLRQIPDFELPQGYTPEIKFPSKSFALKSLPLSWVGMQLET; from the coding sequence ATGGCCGCCGATCGAGGTGCCGGATGGAAGGCGTTGCGGGACGCCGGGCCGGTCGTGTTCATGAACGGCGCCTACTACCTGACCCGCCGCGAGGACGTGCTGGCGGCCCTATGCCAACCCAAGCTCTTCTCGGCACAACTGGCGCTCCAGCCTCCCGGCAGCCCGGTGCCGGTGTTGCCCTCGGCGTTCGACCCTCCCGAGCACACCCGCTACCGCAAGGTCCTGCAGCCGCACTTCAGCCCGCAGGCACTGGCGAAATCCCGGCCGGTGATGCAGCGCCACGCCACTGACATGATCGCCGCCCTTGCCGGCCGAAACGGGTGCGAGGCGATGGCGGACTTCGCGCGCCTGTACCCCTATGGGGTGTTCATGGACCTCTACGGGCTGCCACAGGAGGACCGAGACAGCGTGATCGCCTGGAAGGACGCCGCGGTGGACGGCAAGCCCGAAGGTAACGCGCTGTTGGCGTATTTCGCCGACGCTATTCAACGACGCCGGCAGAGCCCGGGCTCTGACATGTTGTCGCAGGTGATGGCCGATCCGGGTGACCTGAGCGACCTCGAGCTGCTCGGCATGAGCCACCTGCTGATCCTGTCCGGCCTGGACACGGTAGCCGCGGCGATCGGTTTCTCACTCTATGAATTGGCCCGTAGGCCGCGGCTGCGCCAAGAGCTTCGCGAGAAACCGGAGCAGACCAGGGTTTTCATCGAAGAGATCGTCCGGCTTGAGCCGTCGGCGCCGCTGGCGGCCCGGGTGACCACCGACTTCGTCAACGTCGGCGGCATGACGCTTCCGCCCGGCACACCGGTGCGGTTGTGCACGGCCGCGATCAACCGCGACGGCACCGACGCGATCTCCACCGACAACCTGGTCATGGATGGAAAGATGCACCGGCACTGGGGATTTGGCGGCGGAGTGCACCGCTGCCTGGGTTCCCACCTGGCGCGGATCGAACTGACCATCATTGTCGACGAGTGGCTCAGGCAGATCCCCGACTTCGAACTGCCGCAGGGCTACACCCCCGAGATCAAGTTCCCGTCGAAGAGTTTCGCGCTCAAGTCGCTGCCACTGAGCTGGGTCGGGATGCAGCTAGAGACTTAG